The Hydrogenothermus marinus DNA segment TATACATATATATGGTAAAAGACAAATATTCCCTTTAAGAAAAATGGGTCATGTTACTGTAATAGATAAAGACATAAATAAAGCTTTAGAGAAAGCAAAATATGTAAAAGAAAATCTAAAAGTAAAAGGAGATAGAAAATTATGATAGGAATAATAATGGGTAGTGATTCAGATTTACCTGTAATGAAACAAGCTGCTGATATTTTAGAGCAATTAAATATTTCTTATGAAATGACGATCGTATCAGCTCATCGAACTCCTGAAAGAATGTATGATTATGCAAAAAATGCAGAAAAAAGAGGGATTAAAGTAATAATAGCAGGTGCAGGAGGAGCTGCTCATTTACCTGGTATGGTGGCATCTTTAACAACTATACCAGTAATAGGAGTACCTGTAAAAACATCTTCATTAAATGGTATAGATTCGCTTCTATCTATTGTACAGATGCCAGCGGGTATACCTGTTGCGACAGTTGCAATAAATAATGCAAAAAATGCAGGACTTCTAGCAGCATCTATAATTTCCACCTTTGATAAAGAAGTTGCAAATAGATTAAAAGAATATAGAAAAAATTTAAAAGAAATGGTCTTACAAAAAGCAGAAACATTAGAAAATATAGGTTACAAAGAGTATTTAAAGGAAATGAATATATGAGCAATATAGAAAAATATAAATATTCTCTTTTCATATTTGTTTTAGTTTTTACATACACATGGAATTTTTGGATAAATGATATATGGATACCAAATGAAAGCTTTTATGCAGAAGCAGTCAGAGAGATGTTTGAATCAGGAAATTTTATTGATATTTATTACAATTATGAGCCAAGATTTAATAAACCTCCATTAACTTACTATCTTTCTGCATTATCTTGCTTTATTTTTGGTATTTCTGAGTTTGCAATAAGACTTCCTATAGTTTTAATGGCTTTAGGTTCAGTTTTTCTTACATTTTTAATAGGTAGAAGACTTTATGGTTTTAAAGTAGGTATTATTTCCGCTTTTATAATGTCTGTTTCTTTACAGTTTATAGGAAATAGTAGATATGTATCTCCTGAAGTGCCTCTTACTTTCTTTTTTCTGCTAACTTTATACCTATTTTTAATAGGTTATAAAGAGAAAAATTTTAAATATATTTTGCTTTCTTATATATCTCTTGGATTAGTAGTTTTAACAAAAGGATTCCCTTATATATTTGTTATAGGTGCCA contains these protein-coding regions:
- the purE gene encoding 5-(carboxyamino)imidazole ribonucleotide mutase; this translates as MIGIIMGSDSDLPVMKQAADILEQLNISYEMTIVSAHRTPERMYDYAKNAEKRGIKVIIAGAGGAAHLPGMVASLTTIPVIGVPVKTSSLNGIDSLLSIVQMPAGIPVATVAINNAKNAGLLAASIISTFDKEVANRLKEYRKNLKEMVLQKAETLENIGYKEYLKEMNI